A stretch of DNA from Shewanella sediminis HAW-EB3:
ATGCACCAAGTCGCCGGTTTTCAGGTTTCTCGCCTGAGCATCGATAGGATTCATCCACACGGCATCTTGCACCACCTCTCTGAGCCAGGGGATATTATGGTAACTGGAGTGAACCCGCCCCTTAGTGTGATAACAGGTCAGCTGCAGTGGATATTTTTCCCGGGTTTCACTGTCCTCATAGCCGTCCCAGGTGGGGGTATATTTGGGCAGCGCCGATATCACGTCCCCCTCTCTGAGCTCCCAGGTTTTGGCCTTATGGGCCAAACGTGATGAGTAGATCTCAATCTTACCCGATGGCGTATAGAGGCGGTTGGCCTCAGGATCGTCACGGAACCCCTTCATCGCAATCTGACTGCCGTGGGGCAGATACTTACGATAGATCCCCTGCTTCAACATCACCTCTTTATCGGGCAAACCAGGGTTGGCCGCTTGTGACATTGCATACATCTCATTTAGCCATTGCTGCATCGTCTTGCCTTCGGTGAACGCCTGTTCACAGCCCATTCTCTTGGCGATTTCGGTGCAGATATCATAGGAGTGACGGCTCTCAAACAGAGGTTCGATACCCGAACTCATCTGAATAACGGTCCCTGTATCGCCTGGTACATGGTTTTGATTGACCAGCTCTTCATCCTCCAGCCAGGTAGTATCCGGCAAGATGATGTCGGAGAATTTAGCGCTAGGGGTCATGATATTATCGACCGTAAGGATAAATTCACACAGACTTTCATCCTTTATCACCTCTTCAGACTTTCGCACATCTGAATGCTGATTAATCATGGAGTTGCTGAACCAGTTGACGATAGCCTTGATATCGGTACCCAGCTTGCCATCGCCATTCTCATCCAGTTCGACACCTCGAACGCCATCGGCTAACACGGTCATATTCTTGCCGTCTTCGACAGCCTGCAAATAGGTAAAGAAAGAGATCTCTTTCTTTACCGGATTTTCTAGTTCCGCGATACGGGGGACAACACAGTGGCCTCCCGAGCTATCTCCACCGTTATTGGTCCCGGGTAAACCAAGTTGCCCCAGCAGGATGGGGAGCATGTAACCGGCGCGCATATTGTTTTCACCTGCCGCATGACGGTTCAATGTGAGCCCTAACTTGATAAACGGCGCCTTGGCGGCGGCCAACTCCCTCGCCAATTCAATAATGGTGTGCTCGGGGATACCTGTGATACCCGCCGCCCAAGCCGGCGTCTTGGCATTATCTCCCGGGGTCAGCTCGCCGATAGTGGCATTGTCCAAAATATAAGACTTATAGCTCTCCCCATAGTCCACGCCCTCGGGTAGGGTCTTCTCGTCGTAGCCAACACAATACTTGTTCAGGAAGGCCTGATCGACTTTCCCCTGAGTGATCCACTCATAAGCCAGCGCCTCGAACAACGCTGCATCCGTCCCGGGACGAATGGCGATCCACTGATCTTCCTTACCCACAGCAGTATCGGTATAACGCGGATCTATGATGATGGTCTTAAAATTATTAGTTTGTTTCTGATTCAGGAAGTCATAACCTTGCCCCGAGCCACTCATGCGCAGCTCCGACGGGTTATGGCCTACAAATAACACCAGATCTGAGTGTTGCATCTCGGAATAGGTACTCCCCTGCAGCCCCACGAAGGGAGTTCCATAGGTATATCTTGACGCTTCGAACAACTGTGCATAGCTATACACACCATAGCGCTTCAAGCTACCGCCCATGGCGTTTAGCAGGCGGTGTACCATGGCGAGTGATTTAAAGTGTCCAAAAGTACCCGTCCCCGTCATATCAAAGATAGACTCGTTACCATATTGGTCGATAATGCCCTGCAACCTTTCGGCGACAGTATTCAGAGCCTCATCCCAACTGATGCGCTCGAATTGACCGCTGCCGCGGGGACCGACCCGCTTCATGGGGTATTTTAACCGCTCTGGCGCATACACACGCTTTCGTAACGAGCGTCCACGCAGACAGGCGCGCACATCGTGATTACCATAAGTGTCTTCGGTGGTAAACTGCGACTCTATGCGGGTGATCACCCCATCTTTTGAGTAGACTCTGACCGGGCAGTTAGAGCCACAGTTCACCAGACAGGAGGACCAGTTCATGGTTTCACCTTCGGTGACCGGAGGCGTTGGTGGCACAACGTCGACATCGCTTGAGCTGGAGTTACAGCCTGCCACCGTCGCGGCGCAGCCCATAGCGGCACTCATTTTTAAGAAACTTCTGCGTTCCATTATTTTTTTCCTCATTAGTAATGATTAGCTGCTGGCACTAGCGCAACTGGTAGCTAAACGACAACATCACCTGGTGCGCGTTATAGTTATGGTTAAGTTTGCCCAGAGTCGTTAATCCATCTATGGCATTGACATCGACCTGCGCATTGTCGGTGTCGTAGTATCGTTCGTACCGGTAACCCAGCCTGACGGCCATCAGATCGCTCAGCAGATAGTTGGCATACATCTCTACACTGTGGTTGTAGGAGTAGTAATCCCCCTGAGGCTG
This window harbors:
- a CDS encoding DMSO/selenate family reductase complex A subunit, whose product is MERRSFLKMSAAMGCAATVAGCNSSSSDVDVVPPTPPVTEGETMNWSSCLVNCGSNCPVRVYSKDGVITRIESQFTTEDTYGNHDVRACLRGRSLRKRVYAPERLKYPMKRVGPRGSGQFERISWDEALNTVAERLQGIIDQYGNESIFDMTGTGTFGHFKSLAMVHRLLNAMGGSLKRYGVYSYAQLFEASRYTYGTPFVGLQGSTYSEMQHSDLVLFVGHNPSELRMSGSGQGYDFLNQKQTNNFKTIIIDPRYTDTAVGKEDQWIAIRPGTDAALFEALAYEWITQGKVDQAFLNKYCVGYDEKTLPEGVDYGESYKSYILDNATIGELTPGDNAKTPAWAAGITGIPEHTIIELARELAAAKAPFIKLGLTLNRHAAGENNMRAGYMLPILLGQLGLPGTNNGGDSSGGHCVVPRIAELENPVKKEISFFTYLQAVEDGKNMTVLADGVRGVELDENGDGKLGTDIKAIVNWFSNSMINQHSDVRKSEEVIKDESLCEFILTVDNIMTPSAKFSDIILPDTTWLEDEELVNQNHVPGDTGTVIQMSSGIEPLFESRHSYDICTEIAKRMGCEQAFTEGKTMQQWLNEMYAMSQAANPGLPDKEVMLKQGIYRKYLPHGSQIAMKGFRDDPEANRLYTPSGKIEIYSSRLAHKAKTWELREGDVISALPKYTPTWDGYEDSETREKYPLQLTCYHTKGRVHSSYHNIPWLREVVQDAVWMNPIDAQARNLKTGDLVHVFNDRGTLEVEVKVTPRIMIGVTALGQGAWSKFEDGIDKGGNVNTITSQRPTPLSKGNPQHTNRVEIRRA